From the Juglans microcarpa x Juglans regia isolate MS1-56 chromosome 7D, Jm3101_v1.0, whole genome shotgun sequence genome, the window ATCGTAGTCAATAATTTAGGGTTAGAATATAAAGGGTCACTTATTAGtgccattaattaattaattagcttttgAGAGTTGCAAAATCAGCCATATAgtcatgtacatatatattacatgcaGTGAGTTAGTGAGTTCTCTGTCATTAAGAAATGTTAAATCAGAAAAAGACATGCGAAAGTCATCGTCTCCGGCCTCTCGATCGTGACAACAATGTTGATCATCTTCCTCCTGATCAACTAGTACTGTTGGGTTATAATTTATGCAATTTTCTAGATAGTTTTGAATTAGTActtcctctatatatatatatatatatatatatatattatatatatatatattgatcacaggaaaaaacatgcatgtaaaattataagtaattatTGCATGGGTGTGATCATGGATTGATCATGAAGTAGTACTCCTTATATATATCCAGAATGATCTTTAATTAAGCACAATAGTTCCAAATTAATCAAAACTGGGTGTAGCATTTGTTTTGTTAATTTGTGTGTATATAGTGAGCATCTTAAATGATAACAGCTAGCATTAAAATTGCTGCATGCCGGCCGAGTACttactaaaatataatgaataaaaaaaagtgggtaATCTAGGATTAATAGAGAGCTATTATCATGTACGTATATACGTCATGTAACGCGGGATGAATAATTGATGGAGGAGATATATTGAAAGAAAACCCAGAACCTGACATGCACCCAGCTTACAACAGCTAGCGCGCGGCAAGTTGAATGATGAACAATGGGTCTTATCTCTGCAtgccctttctttttctttctttttctgtgcACGTGTCTGCCCTTTCTTTTTCGGTTTGTGAAAAAGGCTCTGCTTACTGCTTGCTTtctgtataaaatataaaggtTCTTTTTTAATGGTTCATGATCGTAGCTAGCTGGCTTATCTTTCTCAAAAAAAAGGTAGGCTTTCTTCCTGCTGTTCTCAGAATTAACTACGAaattaacttataattttccCTTGTCATTTAGAAAGCGTGAAAGTATAATTGTACTTATAAATAATGAAGTAAATTAACCAAACAATGAATTAATTAGCTAATTAATGATAGCtactgcatgcatatatagtcTCAGAAAAGGAAGCCCCAGAAAGATCGAGTTAAGAACCATGAAGCTGGAATGTGCTACCAACTACCATGCAATTATTGAATAGGAGACCAATTTATTAGCTAGGATAAACATGCATGCCTAAATTAAGATCAGGAATAACAGGATAACCTGAAGTTGAGAATTTTCACATTTTGCGTACACACAATAATGAAAAGATCATCacctaattaacatataatacatagGCTAGTGCTTGTGTCGGTGtacttttgaaatttttgagaGTTGAAAGTTACACCTGCTGGGTCTCTGTGTGCTGGTTTGATGAACTTTTtagaacataaaattaaaattaaaacaaaaaaaaaagggttatgCATTGAATCTGGTAGcatgatataataatattaaacgCGCATTCACAAGATTACGATCTGGTTAATTAATCTGGAGGGATGGTTACTGATCATCGGCATGCCATGATTCCTTGTTAGCTAGTAGTCCAAACTAGCTATCTAGGTCGATTAAGAACGGCCTAATGAGCTGCTAGCTGGTTActcacaataaaatatataatttggtgCATTCTTTATGAGATCAATGTAATTAGATCCCaattaccatgcatgcatgggctCGTATTAACTTTGAAGATTGACATGGTGAAATGGATGGCAAGGGCGCAGCTTCAAGAATAATGGATCTCTTTTGAGGATGATTGTCATGAAATTGATGCTCGCTAGCTGCAGCCGTTTATATTCCTGTCCTCCTGGGACATTATAAATCTACAAATAGTAGATCATGCGGGGTTGAGGTTCTTGGGGCCGGGTATTTCTAAGGATATTttaaccattatatatatagtttctccTACTCATCTTGTTTCCCATGCGCATGTGTTGCATTTCTTAGCTAGGCTTTGTTTTGAATCCTGAAGGACGTGCCCCTGTGCTTGTGTTTCTTGCTCTCTATTAATTCTGATCTTGTAAACAAAAGGAACGATTAATATTGCTAATTATCATCTTGCAGTACTTGAAAAACGATAATACACtgacaacaaaaatatatagcTGCAAGAAGGGATATTTAGATTGCTAGTAGCTAGAGAATACATGAAGAAACCGTAGGAAAAGAAACTTAGACTAAGATATCAGCCCTTGAACCAGTGGACAATTACCTCAGCCAAGTCCTATGATAATGATAAATTAGCTAGTAACGTTCAATAGGAGGCTGCATGATTGCAGATGATTTAATTTACAGTACTACTGCTCAGTTTTCctgataataatatatatatacacattttttcCCCTTAATTTACGTACTTATTTACACACACATGCTAAATTTACGCATGGCAAAAATGGTTGGTACACCCACTAGCTAGCCACGATCTGGCTGTCAGATGAATTGTATGTTTATAATAAGCCTTTTTGACTGCTATGAAGTGAAATTTTTACATGAATTTGATGATCATGATACTGTTTTAATGGAAGGGATCTTGAGTGTTTCTATCATGCATTGATCTCGTTGATCATCATGAATTTGAtcttgataagagaaaaaagcgagaaaatgatcaaaagaatagattttttttttcttagtactGCTGATCAGTAGATCATTACGATCTCTTATTGTGTGAATTACAGGACTCTTTATGATCAAGGAAAAACAAgtttaattttgcatattctaCACCATGCTAATTTTGCCTATACACTTGATGAAGTGCTACGtactagttttctttttcctttacaaatTTTACAACAGGAATATTAAAGGGTACTCATGATTTAtatgtttacttttatatatatgttggctAATGGCAGAAGTTATTACCGATGTACCCATAATAACTGCCGGGTGAAGAAGAGAGTGGAACGATTATCAGAGGATTGTCGAATGGTGATAACAACCTATGAAGGTAGACACAACCACTCTCCTTGTGATGACTCAAACTCATCAGAACACGAATGCTTTACCTCATTCTGATTGAATATCGATGCATGGCGCAGCCTCAATCCGATCGATCGAGAACCAAAAACGTTGTTGTAAtattaatgaatatatatattgtatcagTTTGTGACagaattaaattatgttgataTGATTTTGAGGGATTAATGGctgatatatttattaatgttcatACGTACGTACCTCTCTGTCATGATCAGTTTCAAAAGGGGATGTCTTGCAGTGTATTAATTAGGCCTCTAGATTGAagcgctagctagctagtgatcATCATGATGTTATTACGAATATAATGCAGCTTTTGGGTAGTGAATGCAATATTTATACGTATCTGTATTGCCCTGAACCTTTTTTCAACACCAAAGTTACAAGTTAGCGCGCAGAAAAGAATCACGAGAACATGAAGATCATCATTAAAGCTAGCGCGGCTATGATTTCATGTATATATGAAGCATGCCCAGCGGCTCTGCTCGGAAATCCACCATGCATGTCGTAcaacagctctctctctctccaaatcatgttgaaagagaaaaagtggaGAAATGGGGTACAGACATCAGCAGAATTCAAATGCCAGATGCGGTACTGTTCACTTGAGCTATTCTCGAACTGTTGTCTggttatagtatattttttttatcttctctccGCAAAGTACAGTACTGGATTACGTTGGGGATCACAATTCCCTCTACTTATGATCTCCAAAATAGATCATGTTCATTTCGGGATCCAAATTAATTGCCTGCAGTTTGAGATGATCTTGCCCGAATACCCTAAGAAAGGTACTGCTCCAtcttctttttatctttctgAAAACGTGATGATTTATCCACAAAATAAGACAGCTCCATTGACTTTTGTAAAATTATCCAAATATTCAAGATCATAATTTCCACAAAACAAGACAGTTCCATTGACTTTCATCAGGGTGACAAATCTATATgctatttttgttttgtctgGAACGAATAGGAATTAGCTAGGATATGTTTGCTAATTCCCACCTCCACTAGCTAGGATTAAGTTTCAACCGATCTTAATTATTGCAGGCTGATCAGCTTCCATATATAGGTTTTTGTCTGCAATACGTGGAGGTGAGAGGATCAGCTCTACGCTGGGCCAGATAATTCTATCCTTTATTTAATTCGACGGTGAAATGAACTTAATAAAACctaagcaagaaaaaaaatactcctcGAAGGATCAAAATTCCCTCTTTCCAATGGGCCTACTGGCGTACTGCAAAGGCCCAAGAGCCCGATAAAGCAAACCCATAACATTCAGCCCCAGCTAGTTCATTTGGGCTGACAATCGTAAGCCCTAAATCATTCAGCACAACCGGCGGATAAAGTAATTGCATAACCCCGCCTGAATCACATGAAACTCAAATGTCTCCCCCAGATAAGTATTCCTGGCGGGATAATGGGCCTGGCCAGGGAGTTTAGAGTTTAAACGGTAACCAACCCGAACCCAATTTGAATGATGGGATTGGGTTGTTACACAAACCAAGCCCTCCCTCACTGGAGGGAACTCATGATAAGGTTAAGGtccagtttgtattcgcaactcatctcaactcatcttaattcatctcaactcatctcactattattcgttactattcattaactttaactcacaaatctcactactattcacaatccatctcaactcattttaactcatcttcgaattcaAACGACACCTAAGTTGATTTAAGTATTGGATTCATAGAGATATTAAatcaataatttgatttaagcaTGGGAGACGTTTAATATCTCTCTGAGTTTTCTGGTGCAGATTCGCTAGAAGTATTGACCAAGATGTTGTGCACAACAAAGATTCGGAGACatcctttttaattatttgaataaattagATGATTCAACTTTAACAAGAGAGATTTTATTGAATGCATCCAGCTACATGATTAATATTGTTAAGGGTAGTGATAGGCTAACAAACAACCCATTCACAACTTATAGACTTAACtttaaatattatcatattttttattatatttaaacacataaaatcaaaaataaaagtcaaaatcaaatttaaaataatattattttattatatagttgtatacaaattgttatttaatagtaactttatcattttcctattgtttgtggaatttttttaaacattatagattcatataaatatttgatGTCCTACCTAGCTATGatctcttattaaatattagCTAGCTAATTTTGTCAAGATAATTTGATAGAACCATTATGGATCTCTAGCTAATCTtatattagaaagaaaaaataatagcaGTTAGTATCTTAATTACTATCTTGTAAAATTTTTCAAGCATCAATGGTTTTTatcttggaaaatattttaatttagccataaaaaaaaaaattacacaaagaGTGATGCTACtcttcatctcatatcatacactttatatatttaaaaaaaaattattttatttttattaaactaattgagttattctactcctcatctatatattacatacttgttatgaaaaaaaaaatataaaattaaaaaatgtgtgATGTGTGTggaataataagtaaaattatttttatataaaaataaattataaacttacGTGGCTCgatgtaataaattttattataaaataactttattgaatatgacaataaatatttcatatctaACCTTGGATTAAGCTTGAAAACCTGAGAAAAATAATCGATTCCTGACCGAATATTCCCGCGTAGTTAGGGTTAgcgtttttgttttctttgcagCCGCGTATATAATACCCCTTCCTTTACCTACCAGTCAGATCGTCTCATACACATCCTATTCACTTTCAGTGTTGCAACAACACTAGAGACTTCAGAGAGAAGATGGAGCAGACCTTCATCATGATCAAGCCTGATGGTGTCCAGAGGGGCCTGGTATGTGGGCTTGGGctttctctctttgtttttggaAGTGTAATTCTTAATCATGGTTATAGATCTGCTGTGTGGTAGGTAGGGATTGtgtaagaaagaaaaggagaaagttTTGGTGTTTCTTTTTTGTACCTGATTTCTTCAGACATGTTTCGATTAAATCTGATGAGGCGTTTGTGGGCTTTCGTTTGTTTTGAGAAGTGCTGTTTCTGTTCATAGATCTAGTGCTTGGTTGATGAGAGTATGGAGCACCGAACACCAAGTTGATCAGTTTAACCTATCTTGCAACTGCTTTTGTTTAATCGAGACAGCTTGATTTCGTAAAGCATTTATCTGTGTTTCAGGTTGGTGAGATCATTAGCAGATTTGAGAAGAAGGGCTTCTATTTGAAAGGTAAGATCTTTTCGATCATTCATCGTAGAATATGAGCTGTGAAGTACTTATGGGTTGGCAGTAATATGTGCCTGTAAGCTTTACATATGACGATTTCCAATATGTGCATCTATAATTAGATGTAGACCCTGATTGCATAATTTGCATGAGAGTCTGAAATGACAGTTATGCCATAGGTGGTCTACTCTTAGAGGGTTCAATCTGAAATGCTCATGTTTTTGGTTGAATGTCATTGGAATCCCATAATTCTCTTTCTTCTGTCctgaaatgaacaaaaaaatgaaacatcAATTTCTGTAGTAGACGTGCAGAAAACTCCATTCTGATTAGCAAAAAGAATAGTTGCATGGAATGTTCTTCGCgttttcaaaaaaatgagtTTCTATAAATTTATGCTTAACTTGCTCAAATTTTAGGGAAAGTATGAATTAAAGGTAGCTGTTGAATAATGGAACTCCTTTCTTCTTCTGTAGTTGAGTAAATGTAATCTGTGTTTAGGTTTGAAGCTCATCACTGTGGACCGTTCTTTTGCTGAGAGGCACTATGCGGACTTGTCTGCGAAGCCCTTTTTCAATGGGTTGGTTGAATACATCATTTCTGGTCCTGTTGTTGCTATGGTTTGGGAGGGTAAGAATGTTGTGACAACTG encodes:
- the LOC121238488 gene encoding nucleoside diphosphate kinase B-like, encoding MEQTFIMIKPDGVQRGLVGEIISRFEKKGFYLKGLKLITVDRSFAERHYADLSAKPFFNGLVEYIISGPVVAMVWEGKNVVTTGRKIIGATNPSDSAPGTIRGDFAVEIGRNVIHGSDSVESGRKEIALWFPEGPISWESSLHPWIYE